A portion of the Phycisphaerales bacterium AB-hyl4 genome contains these proteins:
- a CDS encoding alpha/beta hydrolase family protein, translated as MMMPEHTLPSMVQDHYVARVRELAKRRQETLASLRTRADAERYRDGVLRKLRRCFGRLPKRTPLNAKVRDVLTRDGYTIEKLTFHARPGLIVTANLYRPEGTGPFPVVLSPCGHAATGKAAGNYQAYSRTLAHMGYMVLIYDPLSQGERLQYPVQQPALPQAAPTHEHNMSGKQMSLVGEFFGMWRAWDGIRALDYLLARPEADRSRVGITGNSGGGTLSSYISALDHRFTMAAPSCFITRFIHNLENELPTDAEQVPPQILSLGLDMGDFLIARAPRPVLLLGQEQDFFDRRGLESTYNEVRRFYKLLRAGDRVQLHIGPGTHGYQSDARKAMYRFFNKTAKVNAPARELDRPLETVEALHATPNGQVHRLPDNRLVHSFIRDAGKALAAQRGRVGEAALKRLLPRQLDLSSRKGIPHYRTLQPQQPSPAKPYGVRWNFAIETEPDIRAMLHTWEPTEPDGTRPPMLAHPPADREAMLYLPHVSSLQDVANGQVPAPPDRLLTLDVRGIGQSMAMTANDGDFFAPYGSDYMYAAHGQMLDQSYLGLRVHDVLASLDLLAHRGAKRVHLVGRGIGAILATFAGCLHPLVKQVTLKHALLSYHELTQRPAFRWPLSALPADALHHFDLPDCYRLLHRRKQLRLIEPWDGDFEPWSRDDLTNHLKSLDLPTRLVR; from the coding sequence ATGATGATGCCAGAACATACGCTTCCGTCCATGGTTCAGGACCACTACGTCGCTCGCGTCCGCGAGTTGGCAAAGCGTCGACAGGAGACGCTTGCATCACTGCGCACACGTGCCGATGCTGAAAGATATCGCGACGGCGTACTGCGCAAGCTTCGCAGATGCTTCGGCCGACTCCCCAAACGCACGCCCTTGAACGCCAAAGTTCGCGACGTGCTCACTCGCGACGGCTACACGATCGAAAAGCTCACGTTCCACGCTCGGCCGGGCCTGATCGTCACCGCTAACCTCTATCGACCTGAAGGCACAGGCCCCTTCCCAGTCGTGCTGAGCCCTTGCGGACATGCGGCAACCGGCAAAGCGGCGGGCAACTACCAGGCCTACTCTCGCACGCTCGCTCACATGGGCTACATGGTGCTCATCTACGATCCACTCTCGCAAGGCGAGCGCCTTCAATATCCCGTCCAGCAGCCGGCGTTGCCGCAGGCCGCGCCGACCCATGAGCACAATATGTCAGGCAAGCAAATGTCGCTCGTCGGCGAGTTCTTCGGCATGTGGCGGGCCTGGGACGGCATCCGCGCGCTGGACTACCTGCTCGCCCGTCCCGAGGCCGACCGCTCACGCGTCGGCATCACTGGAAACTCCGGCGGCGGCACACTCTCCAGCTACATCAGCGCGCTCGATCACCGCTTCACCATGGCGGCGCCAAGTTGCTTCATCACCCGCTTCATCCACAACCTCGAAAACGAACTTCCCACCGACGCCGAACAGGTCCCGCCGCAAATCCTCAGCCTCGGCCTCGACATGGGCGACTTCCTCATCGCCCGCGCGCCCCGCCCCGTGCTATTGCTCGGCCAAGAGCAGGACTTCTTCGATCGCCGCGGGCTGGAAAGCACGTATAACGAAGTACGCCGGTTCTACAAGCTCCTCCGCGCCGGCGATCGCGTACAACTGCACATCGGCCCAGGCACGCACGGCTACCAGTCCGACGCACGCAAAGCGATGTACCGCTTCTTCAATAAGACCGCGAAAGTCAATGCGCCCGCTCGCGAACTCGATCGGCCGCTTGAAACAGTCGAAGCATTACACGCCACCCCCAATGGCCAGGTGCACCGTCTACCCGACAACCGCCTCGTGCATTCGTTCATCCGCGACGCCGGCAAAGCACTTGCCGCGCAGCGCGGCCGGGTCGGTGAAGCCGCACTCAAAAGGCTGTTGCCCCGGCAGCTGGACCTCTCGTCACGCAAAGGCATACCGCATTACCGCACGCTGCAGCCTCAGCAGCCGAGCCCTGCCAAGCCGTACGGCGTTCGATGGAACTTCGCTATCGAAACCGAGCCCGACATCCGCGCGATGCTCCATACCTGGGAGCCAACCGAGCCGGACGGTACTCGGCCGCCAATGCTCGCCCATCCGCCCGCCGACCGGGAAGCAATGCTCTATCTGCCGCACGTTTCCAGCTTGCAGGATGTTGCAAATGGGCAAGTGCCCGCACCGCCCGATCGGCTGCTCACGCTCGACGTGCGTGGCATCGGACAGTCGATGGCCATGACCGCGAACGACGGCGACTTCTTCGCTCCCTATGGCAGCGACTACATGTACGCCGCCCATGGCCAGATGCTCGACCAAAGCTACCTCGGCCTACGCGTACACGACGTACTCGCCTCGCTCGACCTGCTCGCCCACCGCGGTGCGAAGCGGGTGCATCTGGTCGGCCGAGGCATCGGCGCGATCCTTGCGACCTTCGCCGGCTGCCTGCATCCGCTGGTCAAGCAGGTCACGCTCAAACACGCCCTGCTCTCGTACCACGAGTTGACTCAGCGCCCGGCTTTCCGCTGGCCGCTGTCTGCACTCCCTGCCGACGCGCTGCACCACTTCGATCTGCCCGACTGCTACCGACTGTTGCATCGCCGCAAGCAGCTTCGGCTGATCGAGCCATGGGACGGCGATTTCGAACCTTGGTCGCGCGATGATCTGACCAATCACTTGAAATCGCTCGACCTGCCGACGCGGCTCGTCCGCTAG
- a CDS encoding AAC(3) family N-acetyltransferase, with product MDTVSQLTLAGQLRNLGVQPGGVLLVHTAYSKIKPVEDGPKGLIAALRKSVGPTGTLVMPSMSFDDEHPFDITATPCPEMGVVADMFWRQPGVLRSDSPHAFAAVGRHADVITADHPIDPPHGMNSPVGRAYERDAQVLLLGIDHTANTTIHLAEELAGVRYRRDQRITILRDGEPEIFEYREIDHCCENFAFVDRWLDERSLQRRGVVGHGEVRLVRSQDIVDVVTYHLRDNETTFLHPKGVCEECDDAWRSLSNDAPQ from the coding sequence ATGGATACCGTCAGTCAGCTTACACTCGCTGGACAACTGCGTAACCTCGGCGTGCAGCCGGGGGGTGTGCTGCTTGTGCATACTGCGTATTCAAAGATCAAACCGGTCGAAGATGGGCCAAAGGGGTTAATTGCTGCGTTGCGCAAGTCCGTCGGGCCGACGGGGACGCTTGTCATGCCGAGTATGTCATTTGACGATGAACACCCCTTCGATATCACGGCCACACCTTGTCCGGAGATGGGGGTTGTGGCGGATATGTTCTGGCGGCAGCCGGGCGTGCTTCGCAGCGACAGTCCGCACGCGTTTGCCGCCGTCGGCCGACATGCTGATGTGATCACCGCCGACCATCCCATCGATCCGCCACATGGCATGAACAGCCCAGTGGGGCGTGCATACGAACGAGATGCGCAGGTCCTGCTGCTGGGCATCGACCACACTGCCAACACCACAATACATCTTGCAGAAGAACTGGCAGGTGTTCGCTATCGGCGTGATCAGCGGATCACGATTCTTCGCGATGGCGAACCTGAAATATTCGAGTATCGCGAAATTGATCATTGCTGTGAGAACTTCGCCTTCGTCGACCGCTGGCTCGATGAGCGGTCATTACAACGACGCGGTGTCGTGGGCCACGGCGAAGTACGGCTCGTGCGATCGCAAGACATCGTTGACGTCGTGACATATCACCTGCGCGACAACGAAACCACATTCCTTCACCCCAAAGGCGTCTGCGAAGAATGCGATGACGCATGGCGAAGCTTGTCGAACGATGCACCGCAGTAA
- a CDS encoding glycosyltransferase family 4 protein yields MHHDHRVLFVVPDVGSNHMNRLRSLCLICDQIGWGWHVAGPSATGAIWQPLAGTPRWTEQTTITDGSKAALSSLAKRARLVVACKPMPECLLPAKRVARQHRLPLMIDIDDPDFDVRRAVYAQPQWKRLGKLPRRLGRLAKLAMAERLTRTLPGTTSNPMLQQRYGGIIVPHAIEDTGPGAPHVNNAPTVAFVGTVREHKGIDSLRRAVASIQDAQPVCLKITADAPADAKPWEQWLGTVSIESAHRLTAEADIMALPSIAVDYGTAQLPAKLLAGMMLGRAVIASDLPPIRWALADTGLLVEPGSTEALTEALTTLCDPQKRASFGKRARERALTMFTPAACAAVVASLFDQLTGSATPQAS; encoded by the coding sequence ATGCATCATGACCACCGTGTGTTGTTCGTCGTACCCGACGTCGGCAGCAATCACATGAATCGATTGCGCTCGCTCTGCCTGATCTGCGATCAAATCGGCTGGGGCTGGCACGTGGCTGGCCCCTCAGCCACCGGCGCAATCTGGCAACCCCTGGCGGGCACGCCGCGATGGACCGAACAAACGACCATCACCGACGGCAGCAAGGCGGCGCTCTCGTCACTGGCGAAGCGCGCCCGGCTTGTCGTCGCATGCAAGCCGATGCCAGAATGCCTCCTCCCCGCCAAACGCGTGGCCCGGCAGCACCGCTTGCCGCTGATGATCGATATAGATGACCCGGACTTTGATGTCCGCCGGGCCGTCTACGCTCAGCCTCAATGGAAACGGCTAGGTAAGCTTCCACGACGACTTGGTCGCCTCGCAAAACTGGCGATGGCAGAGCGACTGACTCGCACCCTGCCCGGCACGACCTCCAACCCAATGCTCCAGCAACGCTACGGCGGCATCATCGTACCGCATGCTATCGAAGACACCGGCCCCGGCGCACCACACGTCAACAACGCCCCAACCGTTGCATTCGTCGGCACGGTGCGCGAGCACAAAGGCATCGACAGTCTCCGCCGTGCCGTCGCATCCATACAAGACGCGCAACCCGTGTGCCTGAAGATTACCGCCGACGCCCCCGCCGACGCCAAGCCCTGGGAGCAGTGGCTCGGCACAGTGTCGATCGAATCCGCGCACCGCCTCACCGCCGAAGCCGACATCATGGCCCTGCCCTCAATCGCAGTCGACTACGGTACGGCACAACTGCCCGCAAAACTGCTCGCCGGCATGATGCTCGGCCGCGCCGTCATCGCCTCCGACCTACCGCCCATCCGCTGGGCACTGGCCGACACCGGTCTGCTCGTCGAACCCGGCTCGACCGAAGCGCTGACCGAGGCGCTGACGACGCTCTGCGACCCGCAGAAGCGTGCCTCGTTCGGTAAACGTGCCCGTGAAAGAGCGCTGACGATGTTCACGCCCGCAGCCTGCGCCGCCGTAGTTGCATCGCTCTTCGATCAACTCACGGGTTCGGCCACGCCGCAGGCAAGCTGA
- a CDS encoding NAD-dependent epimerase/dehydratase family protein — translation MKVAVLGAGGFIGSHLVEHLLHQTDHQVLGVDVTDEKLANVDTTGMTFHLGDVTKSPELLEEAVASSDCVVNLVAYANPSLYVTEPIQVVDLNLHGNLLVVDACRRHKRRIIQFSSAEIYGKPREGETAFIEDETDFTYGPVHRQRWIYANAKQMLERILFAYGTSGELAFSVIRPFNVIGPRLDYLVPAGTLGGPRVFMHFMSALLSGGPIHLVDSGTATRSFTHANDAARGITAILEQPERANNQAFNIGNPSNNLTIRELADRMIRIYEKLTGTRSECEIINISGETFYGEGYDDAGRHPPSIEKMAGLGWTPKYDLDTTLTMTIEHHLQHADTSKAANAS, via the coding sequence ATGAAAGTCGCGGTATTGGGAGCGGGCGGTTTTATCGGTTCGCATCTAGTCGAGCACCTGTTACATCAGACTGACCACCAGGTCCTTGGTGTCGACGTCACCGATGAGAAGTTGGCCAACGTTGATACGACAGGCATGACGTTTCACCTCGGCGATGTGACAAAGTCGCCTGAGTTGCTCGAAGAAGCGGTCGCTTCCAGCGATTGCGTCGTCAACCTCGTCGCGTACGCGAACCCGAGCCTGTACGTGACCGAGCCGATTCAGGTAGTCGATTTGAACCTGCACGGCAACCTGCTGGTTGTCGACGCCTGCCGACGTCACAAACGCCGAATCATCCAGTTCTCATCTGCCGAGATCTACGGCAAGCCACGCGAAGGCGAAACCGCGTTCATTGAAGATGAAACCGACTTCACCTACGGCCCCGTCCACCGGCAACGCTGGATCTACGCCAACGCCAAGCAGATGCTCGAACGCATCCTCTTCGCCTACGGCACCTCGGGCGAACTGGCGTTCAGCGTCATCCGCCCGTTCAATGTCATCGGCCCCCGCCTGGATTACCTCGTGCCTGCAGGCACCCTCGGCGGACCCCGCGTGTTCATGCACTTCATGTCCGCACTGCTCTCCGGCGGACCGATCCACCTGGTCGACAGCGGGACGGCCACTCGCAGCTTCACCCACGCCAACGACGCCGCACGCGGCATCACCGCCATCCTCGAACAGCCCGAACGCGCCAACAACCAGGCATTCAACATCGGCAATCCCAGCAACAACCTGACTATCCGCGAGCTGGCTGATCGCATGATCCGTATCTACGAAAAGCTCACCGGTACGCGATCGGAATGTGAAATCATCAACATCTCCGGCGAAACGTTCTATGGCGAAGGGTACGACGACGCCGGCCGACATCCACCGTCCATCGAAAAAATGGCCGGCCTCGGCTGGACGCCCAAGTATGATCTGGACACCACGCTGACGATGACCATCGAGCATCATCTGCAGCACGCCGACACATCGAAAGCCGCGAATGCATCATGA
- a CDS encoding type I 3-dehydroquinate dehydratase, with translation MTHLTVSIFVDQPDAALADAARAAEFGADLVEYRIDRLAAADEGEAAVLSLVERSALPCIITCRPTWEGGEYAGDEADRHRLLHRLATATHPPAYLDIELLAWQREPNLRDTLGPIVASANGPGLILSSHDFDQRPRNLLQTLEAMVREPACRVVKLAWQARSLRDNLEAFEVIAQQYKPTIALCMGEFGQASRILAKKFAGLLTFAALDEDSATAPGQPTLDQLKQLFRWDHLTPDTEVFGVIGWPVGHSKSPALHNAGFDATGYNGVYLPMPIPPEYEHFKATVSAWLDHKPLHFRGASVTIPHKENLLRFVRERDGEIEPLAEMIGAANTLTVRDDGSLYASNTDYAAALDAVCDGLNIQRDQLADRRVGLIGAGGAARAIAAGFAGHGASVVVYNRTLERAQAMADDLQGDITIEPIDHLPAGGCDVYINCTPIGMHPKVDASPLGDANAIADWGPTTVVFDTIYNPARTRLLAQAETLGCITVSGIEMFVRQGAAQFELWTGRPAPREIFLAVMQN, from the coding sequence ATGACGCACCTGACCGTATCCATCTTCGTAGACCAGCCCGACGCGGCCTTGGCCGACGCGGCGCGGGCGGCCGAGTTCGGGGCCGACCTGGTCGAGTACCGCATCGATCGACTCGCCGCTGCCGACGAGGGCGAAGCCGCTGTGCTCTCGCTCGTCGAGCGATCCGCCCTGCCTTGCATCATCACCTGCCGCCCGACATGGGAAGGCGGTGAATACGCCGGCGACGAAGCCGACCGTCATCGCCTGCTACACCGCCTCGCCACCGCGACCCACCCGCCTGCCTACCTCGACATCGAACTGCTCGCCTGGCAGCGCGAGCCAAACCTCCGCGACACGCTGGGCCCGATCGTCGCCAGCGCCAACGGGCCTGGCCTGATCCTCTCCAGCCACGACTTTGACCAACGGCCACGCAACCTCCTGCAAACGCTCGAAGCGATGGTGCGAGAGCCCGCCTGCCGTGTCGTCAAGCTCGCCTGGCAAGCCCGCTCGCTGCGCGACAACCTCGAAGCGTTCGAAGTAATCGCCCAGCAGTACAAGCCCACCATCGCCCTATGCATGGGCGAGTTCGGCCAAGCGTCGCGCATCCTCGCAAAAAAGTTCGCCGGCCTCCTCACCTTCGCCGCACTCGACGAAGACAGCGCCACCGCCCCCGGCCAACCCACGCTCGACCAGCTCAAGCAACTTTTTCGCTGGGACCACCTCACCCCCGACACCGAAGTCTTCGGCGTCATCGGTTGGCCCGTCGGCCACTCCAAAAGCCCCGCTCTGCACAACGCAGGCTTCGACGCCACCGGCTACAACGGCGTCTACCTGCCCATGCCCATCCCTCCCGAGTACGAACACTTCAAAGCCACCGTCTCCGCCTGGCTCGATCACAAGCCGCTGCACTTCCGCGGCGCATCCGTCACCATCCCGCACAAAGAAAACCTGCTGCGCTTCGTCCGCGAACGCGATGGCGAGATCGAGCCGCTTGCCGAAATGATCGGCGCTGCCAACACGCTGACCGTCCGCGACGACGGCTCGCTTTACGCGTCCAACACCGACTACGCCGCAGCCCTTGACGCGGTATGCGATGGCTTGAACATCCAGCGAGATCAGCTCGCCGACCGACGCGTGGGCCTCATCGGCGCCGGCGGCGCAGCGCGAGCCATCGCCGCCGGCTTTGCGGGCCACGGCGCGAGCGTCGTCGTTTACAACCGCACGCTCGAGCGCGCTCAAGCGATGGCGGACGATCTGCAAGGCGACATCACTATCGAGCCGATCGACCACCTGCCCGCCGGCGGCTGCGACGTCTACATCAACTGCACACCTATCGGCATGCACCCGAAGGTGGACGCTTCGCCACTCGGCGACGCCAACGCGATCGCCGACTGGGGCCCGACCACGGTCGTTTTTGACACGATCTATAACCCCGCGCGGACCCGACTGCTCGCCCAGGCCGAGACCCTCGGCTGCATCACCGTTTCGGGCATTGAAATGTTCGTCCGACAGGGCGCCGCCCAGTTCGAGTTGTGGACCGGCCGACCCGCGCCGCGCGAGATCTTTCTCGCCGTCATGCAAAATTGA
- a CDS encoding MFS transporter: MTDASQQSSRQPRQRPLWRNLSFTLMWTSTAASGFGDRMIMLAALALLGGLVAGTLESTAIQASTQFWFFLPYVLISALGGWLADHLPRKWLLLSCDEARAIILFACYFLLAEASGTADIDRDLVWFSVAGYDVPTFWKVYLALFLIGCFAATFNPTRNAIIPQIIPTPQLQAANAVILVITVIASLVGMVVGERIISQEAADSVRFGLLLGGLFYLVSGTFFAFLKPVEPEKAIVGSRRTIRQAVRYALAHRRVMIVIGLNVLIWASAAAVSSGLMGIGKTHHDLHGDALLSMFARASVFLGAGMLVGSVVIIAIRTRRESTLFTMLAVIGAGVGVFVMSIVPLLWVTYAAAFFVGLCGNVAIIALVTILQSITPNYIRGRTMGLNSMVNTIFSVTTYFLIWQLPDADENIVRVMFVLGPALIGVGLLGMARYLTVGPMPARLANAIWHANRAYALVWHRLSFQGRGNVPTEGPVILASNHTTGIDPVLIQAGCSRVVRWVMLASFRSRLIEPLWRAINPITLDRGNAGVGQVRKIVEALEQGDLVGLFPEGGLQREKRELQPFQAGVARIAQRSGAWVVPVWIEGTPRRRWMVWHFVQPSRSRVVYGKPYKVDPEADTQQVLDELRERMVALSGDGEGGEKS; the protein is encoded by the coding sequence ATGACCGACGCCAGCCAGCAATCTTCCAGGCAACCGCGGCAGCGCCCATTGTGGCGAAACCTCAGCTTTACTTTGATGTGGACCAGCACGGCGGCGAGCGGGTTCGGCGATCGCATGATCATGCTCGCGGCGCTGGCGCTGCTCGGCGGACTGGTCGCGGGTACGCTGGAATCGACGGCGATCCAGGCGTCGACGCAGTTCTGGTTCTTCCTGCCTTACGTACTCATCAGCGCACTCGGTGGCTGGCTGGCGGACCACTTACCGCGCAAGTGGCTGCTGTTGAGCTGCGACGAAGCGCGGGCGATTATCCTCTTCGCCTGCTACTTCCTGCTGGCGGAAGCGAGCGGGACGGCTGACATCGACCGCGACCTGGTCTGGTTCAGCGTCGCAGGCTATGACGTGCCAACCTTCTGGAAGGTCTATCTCGCGCTGTTTCTGATCGGCTGCTTCGCCGCGACGTTCAACCCGACGCGCAACGCGATCATCCCGCAGATCATCCCCACGCCACAGTTGCAGGCCGCCAACGCGGTCATCCTCGTGATCACGGTCATCGCGTCGCTGGTGGGCATGGTCGTGGGCGAGCGGATCATCTCACAGGAAGCGGCCGACTCAGTGCGGTTCGGGCTGCTGCTCGGCGGGCTGTTCTACCTGGTGTCGGGCACGTTCTTCGCCTTCCTCAAGCCCGTCGAGCCCGAGAAGGCAATCGTCGGCTCACGACGTACGATCCGCCAGGCGGTGCGCTACGCGCTGGCGCATCGGCGGGTGATGATTGTCATCGGCCTTAACGTGCTGATCTGGGCGTCGGCGGCGGCGGTCTCCAGCGGGCTGATGGGCATCGGCAAGACGCACCACGATCTGCATGGCGACGCGTTGTTGTCCATGTTCGCCCGAGCGAGCGTCTTCCTCGGTGCGGGTATGCTGGTGGGGTCGGTGGTGATTATCGCCATCCGCACGCGACGCGAGTCGACGCTGTTCACAATGCTCGCGGTTATCGGCGCGGGCGTGGGCGTGTTTGTAATGTCGATCGTGCCGCTGCTGTGGGTGACGTATGCGGCGGCGTTTTTCGTGGGGCTGTGCGGCAACGTGGCGATCATCGCCCTGGTGACGATTCTGCAGTCGATCACCCCCAACTACATCCGCGGCCGAACGATGGGGCTGAACTCGATGGTCAACACCATCTTCAGCGTCACGACGTATTTTCTTATCTGGCAGTTGCCCGATGCGGACGAAAACATCGTTCGCGTGATGTTCGTGCTCGGCCCGGCGCTGATCGGCGTCGGGCTGCTGGGCATGGCCCGCTATCTGACGGTCGGGCCGATGCCGGCGAGGCTTGCCAATGCGATTTGGCATGCGAACCGGGCGTATGCACTGGTGTGGCATCGGCTGTCGTTTCAGGGCCGGGGCAACGTGCCCACCGAGGGGCCGGTGATCCTTGCGTCGAACCACACGACGGGCATCGACCCGGTCCTCATCCAGGCCGGCTGCTCGCGCGTCGTGCGGTGGGTGATGCTCGCTTCGTTCCGCAGTCGGCTGATCGAACCGCTGTGGCGGGCGATCAATCCGATCACGCTCGATCGCGGCAACGCGGGCGTCGGTCAGGTGCGGAAGATCGTTGAAGCGCTGGAGCAGGGCGATCTCGTCGGCCTGTTCCCCGAAGGCGGGCTGCAACGCGAGAAGCGCGAGCTGCAGCCGTTCCAGGCGGGGGTCGCCCGCATCGCCCAGCGAAGCGGTGCGTGGGTCGTGCCGGTCTGGATCGAGGGCACGCCGAGGCGCCGGTGGATGGTGTGGCATTTTGTTCAACCCAGCCGATCGCGGGTGGTGTACGGGAAGCCTTACAAGGTCGATCCGGAGGCGGACACGCAGCAGGTGCTCGACGAGCTGCGCGAGCGGATGGTGGCACTGAGCGGTGACGGCGAGGGTGGTGAGAAGTCCTAA
- a CDS encoding stage 0 sporulation family protein: protein MSGSITPLPVMLEEEADRKVYEHLEPPKTIVVRYGYQRLVAELAYDGQDKPGCGSKMVIRTRRGVEIGEMLTSTCPNAGCSKSVTRKEMLDYIQNSGGKDYPFTTEGKVLRVATVEDLNEQGRLDAGKPEIIKTAKRLIKENELAEEMRLVDVELLLGGERMLFFYTAENRVDFRELVKQLAAEYQTRIEMFQLNAREEARIAADYEKCGQHCCCKQFLKVLKPVSMRSAKVQKATLDPMKISGRCGRLMCCLRYEDQTYSDLKKRLPHRKTVVETEDGIGIVLDTQILTQLALVKVGLDKPAAYPVENIRILEKDEVKAWQDEQQQQAEAHAARVASRSGGGDRRPPAPRRERPAPQAGNGNGNGDGHADDKADTSSTSRGYSNARTGGKAKSGPPAAEPRRPQPGKPVTEDEVESREDVESREDDTSANDTSVNDVKSADGGEGAADGTADDNATQGEAGGAEGDKQSGGRRRRRRRRRRGGRGRRGGSSGGDGGS, encoded by the coding sequence ATGTCAGGATCCATTACCCCGTTGCCGGTCATGCTTGAAGAGGAAGCGGACCGCAAGGTATACGAGCACCTCGAGCCGCCGAAGACCATCGTCGTCCGCTACGGCTATCAACGCCTCGTCGCGGAGCTGGCTTACGACGGCCAGGACAAGCCCGGCTGCGGGTCGAAGATGGTCATCCGCACCCGCCGCGGCGTCGAGATCGGCGAGATGCTCACCAGCACCTGCCCCAACGCAGGCTGCTCGAAGAGCGTCACGCGCAAAGAGATGCTCGACTACATCCAGAACTCCGGCGGCAAGGACTACCCGTTCACCACCGAGGGTAAGGTGCTTCGCGTCGCCACTGTCGAAGACCTCAACGAGCAGGGTCGACTCGACGCGGGCAAGCCTGAGATCATCAAGACCGCCAAGCGCCTCATCAAAGAGAACGAACTGGCGGAAGAAATGCGCCTCGTCGACGTCGAGCTGCTGCTCGGCGGCGAGCGGATGCTGTTTTTCTACACGGCTGAGAATCGCGTCGACTTCCGCGAGCTGGTCAAACAGCTTGCGGCCGAGTATCAGACGCGCATCGAGATGTTTCAGCTCAACGCCCGCGAGGAAGCGCGCATCGCCGCCGACTACGAGAAGTGTGGCCAGCACTGCTGCTGCAAGCAGTTTCTTAAGGTCCTCAAGCCCGTGTCGATGCGGTCGGCCAAGGTGCAAAAGGCCACGCTCGACCCGATGAAAATCTCCGGCCGATGCGGTCGACTGATGTGCTGTCTCCGCTACGAAGACCAGACCTACTCCGACCTCAAGAAACGGCTGCCACATCGCAAGACGGTGGTGGAAACCGAAGACGGCATCGGCATCGTACTAGACACGCAGATCCTCACGCAGTTGGCGCTGGTGAAGGTGGGGCTCGATAAACCCGCGGCGTACCCGGTGGAGAACATCCGCATCCTGGAGAAGGACGAAGTCAAGGCCTGGCAGGATGAACAGCAGCAGCAGGCCGAGGCGCACGCGGCACGTGTTGCCTCACGGTCAGGTGGTGGCGATCGTCGGCCGCCCGCGCCGCGTCGCGAGCGTCCGGCACCGCAGGCGGGTAACGGCAACGGCAACGGCGACGGCCACGCCGACGACAAGGCGGACACATCGAGCACGTCGCGGGGTTACAGCAATGCCCGCACAGGTGGCAAGGCGAAGTCGGGCCCGCCCGCCGCCGAGCCGCGTCGCCCGCAGCCAGGCAAGCCGGTGACCGAAGACGAAGTCGAGTCGCGCGAAGACGTCGAGTCGCGTGAGGACGACACGTCGGCCAATGACACGTCGGTCAACGACGTGAAGTCGGCCGACGGTGGGGAGGGTGCTGCCGATGGCACGGCCGACGACAACGCAACGCAGGGCGAAGCCGGCGGCGCGGAAGGCGATAAGCAGTCCGGCGGACGTCGGCGTCGTCGGCGTCGGCGACGTCGCGGCGGTCGCGGCCGACGTGGCGGGTCGTCGGGTGGCGATGGCGGCAGTTGA